The genomic segment TTGGTAGCATTGAGAAAAGAAACTTTCACTTTATCTGGTAAGACTTTAGTCTATGTCAACACGAAAAAAGCCTTAGAATTCCTAGAAAAAGAAGGATTTGATACTTTAACGTTTGAGGATAAAGAAAAAACAGAAGAACTCATCCATCAACACTATGAAACCAAGGATATTCTTGTTGTTTGCACAACAGAGGTCAAAGAAGGGATAAATCTTGATGAAATAACCAACATTATTTGGTATCAAACTCCAAAAAATGCAGTAGATTTCACTCAATGCAACGGACGGATGCTTCGTGGTGTTCCAGAGAAAGATACTGTTAAAAATGTTATTCAGATTTTTTCTCATAACACGATTCAAGAAAAAGTGGCTAATCAATTAGCAGCTGTGGTTACAGGCAATAATATATCTATTGCTTCTGAATCTTCAGAAACATGGGAAACGCGTCTGGAAGCTTTCTTGAGAAATGTACAAAGTATGTAATAACACTAACCATAAAAGGAAAACAGCTTCTTTGGTGGTGTTTCTCTTTTATAAATTATTAAACTAACAATTATAAGGACATAAAAATAAAATGGGATATACAAATTATTTTACAACAACTAAAAAAGACTTTAATTCTGAATTTATTGCTTTAGCACGAAAGATTGTTGAACTATCTGACGTTTCTACTAAAGGCTGGGATGGAACGAAGAAGGCTGAGTTCAATCTTAAAACAATTTCCTTAAATGGGGATGCAAGCAATCAAGAAGATTTCGAGACGTTCGAGTTATCTAGGTTTGCTTATGATTTTCGAACAGATGACTACTATTTACCGTCTGAACTGAAGTTTGCATTTACAAAAACTGAAAGATTACCTTACAGTTTTAATGGTAAAGTCACAGATAGCGAATTCATTGCAGGAGCAAATTTATTCAATAATGCTCTGGACTATTTTAACATTGAAAAACTATCTATCGAAGAATGTGAAAACTTTGTAAAGCAGTAGGAAGAAAGTACAATCATGTTTAATCAATATACAACACAAAAAGGAATAACTGTTACTGAATTAGTTTCAGGGTCACTCTGGATTGTTAATAATGGAAAATTACAATTTAAGTTTACTAATATCATTGATTTTGTTCGGTATATGACAAAAGTGAAATGAATTTAAATTGGTAATCCCTCATGGGACTCACAGCGAGTGGCTGATTGTCCCGAGGGGGCGTTATCTCGAAAGGAGAGGCAAATGGTTACTGTTTATTCAAAAAACAACTGTATGCAATGCAGAATGGTTAAAAAATTTTTAACTGAACATGATGTTACTTTCAAAGAAATCAACGTAGATGAGAATCCTGAGTTTATTGCTCATTTAAAAGATGACCTTAATTTCATGGCAACCCCTGTTGTTGAAACTGAAAACATCGCTTTTTATGGTTTTGCGCCTGATAAGCTGAAAGCATTAGCAAACAATTAACAATTAAATATTGCTTCATAACGAAGCCGCCTTGCACAGGGTGTCATTGAACGTGCGTGCTAAAATATTAGCTCGTAAGTCCTGATTCCCGTGAGGAACAGGCTGAGTTTAGGAGAAATGTAATGAATGAATTGTCAGTTAAATTTATTCCCGCAAGTATTGAACTTGTTCAACAAAAAGAATTTGAGCAACAAATTATTGATATTGCTAATAAATATTCTAATTTGGTAGTGACTCAAGAAACATTGAAAGAATCTCGCGAAACACGGGCAGAATTGAACGGTGTGATAAAAGACTTAGAGTCTAAAAGAAAACAGGTCAAAGCTCATATCAATGAGCCTTACGAGGCTTTCGCAGGATGGCTTAAACAGGCAACACTTTCTTTAACAGATACAATTTCAAAGATTGATGCAGGAATTAAAGAATGCGAACGGAATACTCGTGAGCTTCGATTACAAATTCTTACAGCAAATCTTGAAAAAATTTGTGAAGATAAAGAATTGCAAATTAATGGGAAAGTTATGGATTCTCGCATCTTTGATGCAGAGCTATCAAAAATGGCTTTAGCTGTTAATTTTACAAAAGATATGAACTTGACTAAAGTGGCACGCGAAAAGCTTCAAGAATTAGTAGAAGTTGAATTTAATGCTAAAAAAGAATTAGCTTTGGCGACAGATTCAATCAATACAGTGGCTTTTAGCGTAAATCTTGAACCGCGTCCGTATCTTCAACTCTTTGTGCAGGGGAAACCTATTGCGGAAGTTTTGGTAATGATACAAAAGGATGCACAGGCAAAAGATGAACGTAGAAGGCTTGCGGAGCAAATACAGATTGAAAAAGCTGAAAAAGCCAAGCAAGCTGAGTTAGCAAAGCAAGAAGCGACACGGCAAGCAAAAGTGATGTCTTCTGCCGAGCCACCACATCAAAAGGTTATTGACCCATATCCAGCTCAACTCATTTTTTCGATTGACTTTGAAACTGTCGCACAAAAAGACTTCTTCAAATCAGTTATGGAAGATAATGGGTTTGAGTATGTGGTGAAATCTTTTGAATCGCGTAATCCGGAATACCTTAAAGTACTTGAACAGAAAAAAGCTCAGGAAAATAATTCTGTTGCATAATCTAATACACTGACCCAAAGGGCTGAAACATTACTCTTTGGAGTGGTGTCTCTCTTTATTAATTTTAAAGGTAAAGGAGAATAAAATGAATAAATCTGAGTTGGGAAACCTTCTAATCGAAGTAATTTCTCCCGCAGTTTCCACACAAATTTACATTACAACTTTCGATAATGACACCTGTCTCCATACTTGGAAGGAAGTCAAATGGAAAGGTGATTCATCCCAAGAATGGAATGAATTTCTAGAAGTTGAAGTGACCTTGAATGAAATCTATGAAAAATTTAGAAATACAGAGAGGTCTCAAACTATTGTTGTTGTTGTTGTAGATGGTGGACTTTCAGGGAAAATTTACCGTGAAGATAATGGGTTTTGGATGCAATATGCGGAAACTCACGGTTATGCTTAGGAGAAAAAAGATGATAATTTAAGAGTTCATCAAAATGGAAATGCTTATTCAATCAGAAGTAGTCATTCAAATATAGAAAGACTCATCAACTATATTCAGAGCATTAAAGTAGCGCATCGGTTTGATACATTGATTAGTACAGACTTTACGGAAGTTGAAAAAACTTTAGTATAGTGCTGGATTTAGATTTGAAAATTAACAAAAAATGCCAGATATGCTGATGAGCTGTTACAAAGGTAACACATAATGCTTCTAAAATCGGGCATTATACTAACAAACAATCCGTAAGGAAATTGTTATTTCCTTCGGGTATGATAATTTCCTTGGGAACGATTAAGGAGATTATCATGGAAACAACAAATAAATTGAACTATTCAGAAGTTATGGAAATAACGGATAAGGTACTGAAACGTAAACCTTGGGATACGGCTGAGCACTGTAATATCATACATGGGACAATTCTCTCAAAAGTTTTTGGAGAAGTCCTAGATGATATAAGTATTGAAGACTTTGACAGAATTGAACAAGCAGTTAACAAAAAAATATTGGAGTCGCTTGGTATCACTCATCAAACGAAAGAAGAAGCGTTAGCATCTGAACAGCGTATTATGGAATATTGGGGATGGGGAGATAACGTTAAAAATATTTTTAATGGTAAGCCTTATTCTGATAAAGATGGTTTTGGTTCGATTATTTCCAGATATAGAGCGGATTTTCCCTTTAAATCTGTAAGAGCAGAGAATGCTTTCGTCAGAAGTCAAACTAGAAATTTGATTCATCATTGGTATTTTATGCTCAAAGAATGCTTACCCGAAAAGTTTGAGTAGAACTATAAGATTACATCTCACCCTAGGGGACATTTTGACACCTTAGAGGTAGAGAAGTCAACTAGGATTTAAACACGCGCAGATGCGCTCTTAATTAAGCCTAGGAGGCACAACATGAAAACAACAACTTATATCGCATTATCAGTAGTATTTATCTTTGTAGCAGCTATCTTCTTTGCTCTTATGATAATCTTCAAGACCAATACGCTCTTTTTTGGAGCAGGTATCATTAGCGGAACGATTGTAGTTTTGTTTACAACCTTTGGCTATGCACTTATTGAAGAAGTCTAAGAAGGAGAGAAAAACTAAAAATGAGATTAACAAAAGCTGATAAATTG from the Lactococcus allomyrinae genome contains:
- the nrdH gene encoding glutaredoxin-like protein NrdH; its protein translation is MVTVYSKNNCMQCRMVKKFLTEHDVTFKEINVDENPEFIAHLKDDLNFMATPVVETENIAFYGFAPDKLKALANN
- a CDS encoding DUF1351 domain-containing protein; translated protein: MNELSVKFIPASIELVQQKEFEQQIIDIANKYSNLVVTQETLKESRETRAELNGVIKDLESKRKQVKAHINEPYEAFAGWLKQATLSLTDTISKIDAGIKECERNTRELRLQILTANLEKICEDKELQINGKVMDSRIFDAELSKMALAVNFTKDMNLTKVAREKLQELVEVEFNAKKELALATDSINTVAFSVNLEPRPYLQLFVQGKPIAEVLVMIQKDAQAKDERRRLAEQIQIEKAEKAKQAELAKQEATRQAKVMSSAEPPHQKVIDPYPAQLIFSIDFETVAQKDFFKSVMEDNGFEYVVKSFESRNPEYLKVLEQKKAQENNSVA